The nucleotide window GCCGCAAGCCGGTCCGGCGCCATGCTGAAAGACGTGTAGGGGCTCACCACCAGGAGGTCACCCGATTGGATTTGGTCGGTGTGACGGCTGTTGAAGACGCTGTAAGGCGAGTGGGGGCTGAGGCCGTAGTACACCAGGTTGTCGGGCGGAAGCTCGCTGCGCAGGTCGAACTTCTCCGAGGAAACGCCAGAGTAGTTGAGGAACTTCCCGAGGCTCGCGTAGATCTCGTTGCCACTGGCCGGATTGACGCCATCCAAGAAAATGGCCGTTCGCTTGCCACCGCTCGCCTGGAACTGAGCATCGAGCAGGGGCGCGAGGCGATCGAGCATCTTGTTGTAGTTGAGGGGCACGTACTTGTAGACGCTCACCATGTTCAGACCAATGACCGCAGAGTTGATAAGACAGACCGCGAGCGCTCCAAAACCGACCGCGAGCCAGCGTGAACGGGCCACCGCTGGCCAGAGCTCCTTTAGGAAGTGGAGGGCAGCAGGCAAGGCGAGGGCATAGGCCGGCAACAGGTAATGGTAGGTCTGAAGGTTGAGCGCTACGTATACCAGCAGGTAGCACAGGGCGGCCACCAGCATGGCGTCGTAGAGGGGGTGAAAGCGATCCTGCCTGGCGATCGCGAGCCGATAGAACCGGTAGAGCAAGAGGGTGGGCAAGAGCACGGCGATGAGGGGATCGGAAAGCATGAAGAAGGCGAGGTTCTTCAGGAGCATGATCCCTTGGTCATAGGTGGTCTCGCCGTAGCGATGGCGTCCCACGTGACGATAGGCCAGCCAGTAGTAAAGGGTGCAGAAGATGCCCGAGCTGAGCAACAAGAGGCCATCCAAGAGCTTCTGAGCGGCGGGGCTCGAGCGCCAGCTCGCGACGAGATGCAACAGAGCGAAGACCCCCAGCATGATAAAGCCGGGCTCCTTGTAATAGAGGGCCACGTTGGCGAACAGAAGGCTCCCCACCAGGTCCTGGACCCTCCCGCGCTCCCGGTGGCGCAGATAGCAGAGCAGGAACAGGAAGAAGAACAGGAGCGCACCGCGCTCGGGAACCTGCAGCCTGAAATAAGCCGTGGCGAAGCCCGGCACGAGCGCCAGATAACAAATGGCCCCGATCTTGGCGAGGCGTTGGCGGGTCACCCGGGTCAAGACACGCCAGGCAACCAGAACGAGGAGCAGGAACTGACAGGCGTTAAAGAGGTAGTAGTAGAAGGGGAGAGGGCCCAAGAAGTGGGCGATCAGGTTGTACTCCTGCGCGTCCAAGGGAT belongs to bacterium and includes:
- a CDS encoding glycosyltransferase family 39 protein, giving the protein MLHQLSPRRLKVDLRLLGFLLFLATYLVLFLIEPRLGPIDDHGFLDTIQIGKRLDFFIEPKFGRFYPLDAQEYNLIAHFLGPLPFYYYLFNACQFLLLVLVAWRVLTRVTRQRLAKIGAICYLALVPGFATAYFRLQVPERGALLFFFLFLLCYLRHRERGRVQDLVGSLLFANVALYYKEPGFIMLGVFALLHLVASWRSSPAAQKLLDGLLLLSSGIFCTLYYWLAYRHVGRHRYGETTYDQGIMLLKNLAFFMLSDPLIAVLLPTLLLYRFYRLAIARQDRFHPLYDAMLVAALCYLLVYVALNLQTYHYLLPAYALALPAALHFLKELWPAVARSRWLAVGFGALAVCLINSAVIGLNMVSVYKYVPLNYNKMLDRLAPLLDAQFQASGGKRTAIFLDGVNPASGNEIYASLGKFLNYSGVSSEKFDLRSELPPDNLVYYGLSPHSPYSVFNSRHTDQIQSGDLLVVSPYTSFSMAPDRLAALAQDYELLYRTASPYNIPDVNLKLFAKSLFLWGLRAGGHKEVYSPYFNYNLHRTPDFYVFKKR